In Elusimicrobiota bacterium, the following are encoded in one genomic region:
- a CDS encoding extracellular solute-binding protein, which produces MKNKSGDHFLLKKVFFLLTITSLLNVFSTTPSYTQENHKKVRLVVEKSVGLPRPDDSRAPTMCNRHVLRAFKEKYPWIEIIESGGVASNQSVLGPENGTLMSIAGGIAPDIISVNFKKSDFFIQQGFLQPLDKFIEQMPKEELKERIVPGAIPVVYREGPDGGTKHWWAVPYENWIMGFAYRKDLFYDAGLNPEHPPETWEEYIEYARKIADPEKGIYGTQFTSGGGASWNFYFLLLSAGARFVEQDKTGEWHAVFNTPEAVEAVYFWLRLIQQPFVKNGKTIDGAAFYGTDWYYTKWKTGKMGMLQFYFNAEMIAEVDPQIVGIAPVPKGPTGLRGSELNCSMMGIFSGIKDPDVLDAAWKFVYFWGSPEADKIRTKVYVENGYGNFINPALLRKYGYTEYLKYVPKGWEEKYKEALYNGVPEPYGKNCAEAYGYVSEPLELAILEKLGTKPPEVAKKRIKELLDIAVAKTNEKMIGIIPPKKMAFRRKVALSLAIVIFLTFIFAFIYIMKVFTPEGTKTGWGFKKYWIAYLILVPAVFGMVLWQYVPTIRGTIMAFLDYKVLGGSTFVGLDNFVNVLFNQEFWLTLWHSIYFAGLMLGLGFFSPIFLAIMLHEVPKGKVFFRVIFYLPSVISSIIVVLLWKSFYEPSNNGILNKILTLISGSKILPQDWLQSPNFAMFCVIIPIIWASVGPGCLIYLAALKTIPEDLYEAADIDGSNIWQKLWNVTIPTIKPLITISFVGAFISAFRSVDFILAMTDGGPAGKTNVSELLIFKTAFFNLRFGMATAMSWLIGFILIGFTVYQLRYLTKMQFKTAE; this is translated from the coding sequence ATGAAAAATAAAAGTGGTGATCATTTCTTGTTAAAAAAAGTTTTTTTTCTGCTAACAATTACCTCGCTTTTGAATGTTTTTTCTACAACACCCTCATATACACAGGAAAACCACAAAAAAGTAAGATTGGTTGTTGAAAAAAGTGTCGGTCTTCCAAGACCTGATGATTCAAGAGCGCCAACAATGTGTAATAGGCACGTTCTTCGGGCATTCAAAGAAAAATATCCCTGGATAGAAATTATAGAGTCCGGCGGTGTTGCTTCTAATCAATCGGTTCTGGGACCTGAAAATGGAACACTTATGTCAATAGCAGGCGGCATTGCTCCGGATATTATTAGCGTTAATTTTAAAAAGTCAGATTTTTTTATTCAACAGGGGTTTTTGCAGCCACTTGATAAATTTATAGAACAAATGCCTAAAGAAGAACTTAAAGAAAGAATCGTTCCCGGTGCAATCCCGGTAGTATATCGTGAAGGACCGGATGGGGGGACTAAACACTGGTGGGCAGTCCCATATGAAAATTGGATTATGGGTTTTGCTTACCGTAAAGATTTATTTTATGATGCCGGCCTTAACCCTGAACATCCACCCGAAACATGGGAAGAATATATAGAATACGCCCGCAAAATTGCCGATCCTGAAAAAGGCATTTATGGCACTCAATTCACAAGTGGTGGAGGTGCTTCATGGAATTTTTATTTTCTACTTTTATCTGCAGGCGCAAGATTTGTTGAACAAGATAAGACCGGAGAATGGCACGCAGTTTTTAATACACCAGAAGCGGTGGAAGCAGTTTATTTTTGGCTTCGACTCATACAACAACCTTTTGTGAAAAATGGTAAAACTATTGATGGTGCAGCTTTCTATGGCACTGATTGGTATTATACAAAATGGAAAACAGGTAAGATGGGTATGCTCCAATTTTATTTTAATGCAGAAATGATCGCTGAGGTAGATCCGCAAATTGTCGGAATAGCTCCGGTACCAAAAGGTCCTACCGGATTAAGGGGTTCGGAACTTAATTGTTCTATGATGGGTATATTTTCAGGAATAAAAGACCCTGATGTTCTTGATGCAGCATGGAAATTTGTATATTTTTGGGGAAGTCCTGAAGCAGATAAAATTCGCACTAAAGTATATGTAGAGAATGGTTACGGTAATTTTATTAATCCTGCACTACTTAGAAAATATGGTTATACCGAATACTTAAAATATGTACCTAAAGGGTGGGAAGAGAAATACAAGGAAGCATTATACAACGGTGTTCCTGAGCCATATGGTAAAAACTGTGCTGAGGCTTATGGTTATGTATCTGAACCTTTAGAATTAGCAATATTAGAAAAACTTGGTACTAAACCGCCTGAAGTTGCAAAAAAACGTATAAAAGAACTATTAGACATAGCAGTTGCTAAGACAAATGAGAAGATGATAGGAATAATTCCGCCGAAGAAAATGGCATTTAGACGAAAAGTGGCATTATCTTTAGCTATTGTTATTTTTTTAACTTTCATTTTTGCGTTTATATATATTATGAAAGTATTTACTCCTGAAGGAACCAAAACAGGATGGGGATTCAAGAAATACTGGATTGCATATTTGATACTCGTTCCGGCTGTGTTTGGTATGGTACTGTGGCAGTATGTTCCTACGATACGCGGTACTATTATGGCTTTTTTGGATTACAAAGTACTTGGGGGAAGCACTTTCGTAGGTTTAGATAATTTTGTAAATGTACTTTTTAATCAAGAATTCTGGCTGACGTTGTGGCATAGTATATATTTTGCAGGTTTAATGCTTGGTTTAGGTTTTTTCTCGCCAATATTCCTTGCTATAATGTTACATGAAGTACCAAAAGGTAAAGTATTTTTCAGAGTAATATTTTATTTACCCAGCGTAATAAGTAGCATAATAGTAGTATTATTATGGAAAAGTTTCTATGAACCATCAAATAATGGAATATTAAACAAAATTTTAACTCTTATTTCTGGAAGTAAAATCCTTCCTCAGGATTGGCTCCAAAGCCCCAATTTTGCTATGTTTTGTGTAATAATACCTATTATTTGGGCATCTGTGGGACCTGGTTGTCTCATTTATCTGGCTGCACTAAAGACTATACCTGAAGATTTATATGAAGCAGCAGACATAGATGGTTCTAACATCTGGCAAAAATTATGGAATGTAACTATACCTACAATCAAACCGTTAATCACGATAAGTTTTGTAGGTGCATTTATATCAGCATTTAGGTCAGTAGATTTTATATTAGCAATGACAGATGGCGGACCAGCCGGAAAAACAAACGTATCGGAATTATTAATATTTAAAACAGCATTTTTTAACTTAAGATTTGGAATGGCAACAGCAATGAGCTGGTTAATAGGTTTTATATTAATAGGATTCACCGTATACCAATTAAGATATTTAACCAAAATGCAGTTCAAGACAGCAGAGTAA
- a CDS encoding carbohydrate-binding protein, translating to MQKLLRLCCMFFVSMFAGNVLLGITDTTPPAKITYFTTAYPTAKTVTLVWRSVGNDGNSGTATKYDIRYSLSPITTEAEWSSATKIKCDLTPNSAGSAESFIVFGLTPSTKYYFAIKAGDEVPNWSPLSKSLSATTPALTDTTPPGKITDLAASNPTANSITLTWTTPGNDDNSKGQAAGYIPYDMNREKPIPESQFLLRLASRYIPYDIRYSLTPITDANWDSATKVKDTPTAQEVFNQVTFSVVGLKPSTKYYFAIKTADEVPNWSVVSNSPSGTTKAIGITTPYKGIPFQIPCKIEAEDFDNGGQGVAYYDTTPRNSGNSYRTAEDVDIEPCNDAGGGYDIGWVYANEFLKYTVNVKTAGTYTVEVRVGCGGSGGNFHIEFDDVDKTGTMTVPNTGGFQIWQTIKKTGVSLSAGKHIMKLAMDTTGNEATGNFDYINIISEGQLKPGITVTSPNGGENWITGNQSKVTWTSQGNLGNINIDLSTDGGANWITIVSNTANDGSEPIIVPNKASSNCKIRVRDINGKYSDTSNANFKISLTPPNDKLLFYEGAVFPNPNLAPVNPPYLISWRAGPGEQPHETVNYAGYKWADKTWHDEMIAKGKLPIPFTYASRNNASQSANPEFLDTEEKMYNKYLKIAQEGYYGIEIDEWVTWETDDRVKESINALRRVRKQYPNTFMVAAYYGDGFDDTMASASDIINIYESEIYIYPGSKDYGSYIKKWTDWLKYYGLESKNIGILSGGDDFHGQPADIDLWIKYLRAESPRMASLGISIFKLYALSAPERAKYDKVMDDDFFKQSPSVSIISPAKNALVKGTVKISVNATKNSETGNPVVSYRYFIDNKLVKISSSPEYLWNTTGYSKGNHIITVHAVADDYLAGVSQVNVKL from the coding sequence ATGCAAAAATTGTTAAGATTATGTTGTATGTTTTTTGTAAGTATGTTTGCGGGAAATGTATTACTTGGTATAACTGATACTACACCACCTGCCAAGATAACGTATTTTACGACTGCATATCCGACTGCCAAGACAGTCACGCTTGTATGGCGGTCTGTCGGGAATGATGGTAATTCAGGTACAGCAACAAAATATGATATCAGGTATTCCCTTTCACCTATAACAACAGAAGCAGAATGGAGTTCAGCTACAAAGATTAAATGTGACCTCACTCCAAATTCTGCGGGTTCTGCGGAATCATTTATTGTCTTTGGACTTACACCTTCAACCAAATACTATTTTGCAATTAAAGCAGGAGATGAAGTTCCTAACTGGTCACCATTATCTAAATCACTGAGTGCAACAACACCTGCTCTTACAGATACAACACCACCCGGTAAAATAACAGACCTTGCAGCAAGTAACCCAACTGCAAACTCAATAACTCTTACATGGACCACTCCCGGCAACGATGACAATAGTAAAGGTCAAGCTGCAGGATATATTCCATATGATATGAATCGTGAAAAACCAATCCCGGAATCACAATTTCTACTTCGTCTAGCTTCAAGATATATACCATATGATATTAGATACTCGTTGACACCGATAACTGATGCAAACTGGGATTCTGCAACTAAAGTAAAAGATACACCGACAGCACAAGAGGTATTTAATCAAGTGACATTCAGCGTTGTTGGTCTTAAACCTTCAACGAAGTATTATTTTGCTATAAAGACGGCAGATGAAGTTCCTAACTGGTCAGTCGTATCAAATAGTCCTAGTGGCACTACAAAAGCTATAGGTATAACTACTCCATATAAAGGAATCCCGTTTCAGATACCCTGTAAGATAGAAGCTGAAGATTTTGATAATGGCGGACAAGGCGTAGCATATTATGATACAACACCTCGTAATTCAGGAAATTCGTACCGTACAGCAGAAGATGTTGATATTGAACCTTGTAATGATGCAGGCGGAGGTTATGATATTGGCTGGGTTTATGCAAATGAATTTCTAAAATATACAGTCAATGTAAAAACAGCAGGGACATATACAGTAGAAGTGAGAGTAGGATGTGGTGGTAGTGGCGGTAATTTTCATATAGAGTTTGATGACGTTGATAAAACAGGTACAATGACGGTTCCTAATACAGGCGGGTTTCAGATTTGGCAAACTATAAAGAAGACAGGGGTAAGTTTAAGTGCAGGAAAACATATTATGAAGTTAGCAATGGATACAACCGGTAACGAGGCAACCGGTAATTTTGATTATATAAATATAATAAGTGAAGGGCAATTAAAACCGGGCATAACAGTTACATCACCTAACGGCGGGGAGAATTGGATAACAGGTAATCAAAGCAAAGTGACATGGACAAGTCAAGGTAACTTGGGGAATATAAATATAGATTTATCAACAGACGGGGGAGCGAACTGGATAACAATAGTCTCAAATACAGCAAATGATGGTAGTGAGCCAATAATAGTTCCAAATAAAGCGAGCAGTAATTGTAAGATACGGGTACGAGATATTAATGGTAAGTATAGTGACACGTCAAATGCTAATTTTAAAATTTCTCTTACTCCGCCAAATGACAAATTACTTTTTTACGAAGGAGCAGTATTCCCAAATCCCAATCTCGCACCTGTAAATCCGCCATATCTTATTTCCTGGCGAGCCGGTCCCGGCGAGCAGCCTCACGAAACGGTAAATTATGCAGGTTATAAATGGGCTGACAAAACGTGGCATGATGAAATGATAGCAAAAGGAAAACTACCGATACCATTTACATATGCATCAAGAAATAACGCTTCACAAAGCGCTAATCCTGAGTTTCTTGATACTGAAGAAAAGATGTATAATAAATATTTAAAGATTGCACAGGAAGGATATTATGGTATAGAAATAGACGAATGGGTTACATGGGAAACGGATGACCGTGTCAAGGAATCTATCAACGCGTTAAGGAGGGTTAGAAAACAATATCCAAATACGTTCATGGTTGCTGCTTACTATGGTGATGGTTTTGATGATACAATGGCGAGTGCAAGCGATATAATAAATATTTATGAATCGGAGATATATATTTATCCCGGGTCCAAGGACTACGGATCGTATATCAAGAAGTGGACTGACTGGTTAAAATATTATGGACTAGAAAGTAAGAATATCGGCATATTGAGCGGTGGAGACGACTTCCACGGACAGCCGGCAGACATTGACTTATGGATAAAGTACTTGCGTGCAGAATCACCAAGGATGGCTAGTCTTGGGATATCAATATTTAAACTCTATGCTTTATCTGCTCCTGAAAGAGCAAAATATGATAAGGTGATGGATGATGATTTCTTCAAGCAATCACCATCTGTTTCTATAATTTCACCGGCTAAAAATGCTTTAGTTAAAGGCACAGTTAAAATTTCAGTAAATGCTACTAAAAATTCTGAAACAGGTAATCCTGTTGTGTCTTATCGTTATTTTATAGATAATAAACTCGTAAAAATATCATCAAGCCCTGAGTACTTATGGAATACTACCGGTTATTCAAAAGGCAATCATATAATAACTGTGCATGCAGTGGCAGATGACTACCTTGCCGGCGTAAGCCAGGTAAATGTAAAGTTATAA
- a CDS encoding carbohydrate-binding protein, producing MQKLLKVVCNFVVCMFVLGMFAGNVLFGITDTTPPAKITYFLTAYPTAKTVTLVWRSVGDDGNSGTATKYDIRYSLSPITTEAEWNSATKIICDLTPSSASSAESFIVFGLSPSTKYYFAIKAGDEVPNWSPLSKSPSGTTPALTDTIPPGKITDLTTNDPTPNSITLKWSAPANDDNSNGQAARYIPYDMNRQNPTPQSQWLYRLASRYIPYDIRYSLSPITDANWDSATKVQGTPAAQQVFNQEMFTVVGLSPSTKYYFAIKTADEVPNWSVVSNSPCETTKALGLTTPYKGVPFQIPCKIELEDFDNGGQGVSYYDTTKGNAVYRDIPTGEPENAYRKKVDVDVEPYSGASGGYDIGWVMAGEWLKYTINTKAAGTYTIEVQVGCGGNGGNFHIEFDDVDKTGQMTVPNTGGWQTFQTLKKTGVSLSAGKHIMKLIMDTSGTEATGNFDYINIISEGQLKPVIIVTLPYGNENWVASSKKVVTWTTQGTVGNVNIDLSTDGGTKWTTIVSNTANDGSETIIVPNIDSSACKIRVQDINGSPVGISNNNFKISLTPPNDKLLFYEGAVYPNPNLAPVNPPYLISWRAGPGEQPHETVNYAGYKWADKSWHDEMITKGKLPIPFTYASRNDAKQSANPEFLDTEEKMYNKYIKIAQEGYYGIEIDEWVAWETDDRVKESINALRRVKKQYPNVFMTAGYYGDGFDDTMASASDIINIYEPEIYIYPGSKDYRTYIKKWTDWIKYYGFEGKNIGILSGGDDFHGHPADIDLWIKYLRAESPQMAGLGISIFKLYALSTPERAEFDKVMDDNFFKLSPSVSITTPTNNAKLRGTVKIAVSAAKNSETGNPVVSYRYFIDNKLVKISSNPEYIWNTTGYSKGNHIITVHAVADDYLAGVSQVNVRL from the coding sequence ATGCAAAAGTTGTTGAAAGTAGTATGCAATTTTGTAGTATGCATGTTTGTATTGGGTATGTTTGCGGGAAATGTATTGTTTGGTATAACTGATACTACACCACCTGCCAAGATAACGTATTTTCTAACTGCATATCCGACTGCCAAGACAGTCACGCTTGTATGGCGATCTGTCGGGGATGATGGTAATTCAGGTACTGCAACAAAATATGATATCAGGTATTCACTTTCACCGATAACAACAGAAGCAGAATGGAATTCAGCTACAAAGATTATATGTGACCTCACTCCAAGTTCTGCGAGTTCTGCGGAATCATTTATTGTTTTTGGTCTTTCACCTTCAACCAAATATTACTTTGCAATCAAGGCAGGAGATGAAGTCCCTAACTGGTCACCGTTATCTAAATCACCGAGCGGGACAACACCTGCTCTTACAGATACAATACCACCCGGTAAAATAACAGACCTTACAACAAACGACCCGACACCAAACTCAATAACACTTAAATGGTCCGCTCCAGCCAACGATGATAACAGTAATGGTCAGGCTGCAAGATATATACCATATGATATGAACCGCCAAAATCCAACCCCTCAATCACAATGGTTATATCGTTTAGCTTCACGGTATATACCGTATGATATACGATACTCATTGTCTCCGATAACAGATGCAAACTGGGATTCTGCAACTAAAGTCCAGGGGACACCGGCAGCACAACAGGTATTCAATCAAGAGATGTTCACAGTTGTCGGTCTTTCGCCTTCAACAAAATATTATTTTGCAATAAAGACGGCAGATGAAGTCCCAAACTGGTCAGTTGTATCAAACAGTCCATGTGAAACTACAAAAGCTTTAGGTCTAACTACGCCATATAAAGGAGTCCCGTTTCAGATACCCTGTAAAATAGAATTAGAAGATTTTGATAATGGCGGTCAAGGCGTATCATATTACGATACAACAAAAGGTAACGCAGTGTATCGCGATATTCCGACAGGTGAACCGGAAAATGCATACAGGAAAAAAGTAGATGTTGATGTTGAACCCTATAGCGGAGCGAGCGGGGGTTATGATATTGGCTGGGTTATGGCTGGTGAATGGTTAAAATATACAATAAATACAAAAGCCGCAGGAACATACACAATAGAAGTACAAGTAGGATGTGGAGGTAATGGCGGTAATTTCCATATAGAGTTTGATGATGTTGATAAAACAGGGCAAATGACAGTTCCTAATACCGGTGGATGGCAGACTTTTCAAACACTAAAGAAGACAGGGGTAAGTTTAAGTGCAGGGAAGCATATTATGAAGTTGATAATGGATACTTCCGGCACTGAGGCAACCGGTAATTTTGATTATATAAATATAATAAGTGAAGGCCAATTAAAACCAGTTATAATAGTAACATTACCTTATGGAAACGAGAATTGGGTAGCAAGTAGCAAAAAGGTAGTGACATGGACAACACAAGGGACAGTAGGGAATGTAAATATAGATTTATCAACAGATGGGGGAACGAAATGGACAACAATAGTATCTAATACAGCTAATGATGGTAGTGAAACAATAATAGTTCCAAATATAGATAGTAGTGCTTGCAAGATACGGGTACAAGATATAAACGGCAGTCCTGTTGGTATATCAAATAATAATTTTAAAATTTCTCTTACTCCGCCGAATGACAAGTTACTTTTCTATGAAGGTGCAGTATATCCAAATCCCAATCTCGCACCTGTAAATCCGCCATATCTTATTTCTTGGCGAGCCGGTCCCGGCGAACAGCCTCACGAAACAGTAAATTATGCCGGCTATAAATGGGCTGACAAGTCATGGCATGATGAAATGATAACAAAAGGAAAATTACCGATACCGTTTACATATGCTTCAAGAAATGATGCAAAACAAAGTGCTAATCCGGAGTTTCTTGATACTGAAGAAAAGATGTATAATAAATATATAAAGATCGCACAGGAAGGATATTATGGCATAGAAATTGACGAATGGGTTGCATGGGAAACTGACGACCGGGTCAAGGAATCTATTAATGCACTCAGACGAGTGAAAAAGCAATACCCCAATGTTTTCATGACTGCTGGTTATTATGGTGATGGTTTTGATGATACGATGGCGAGTGCAAGCGATATAATAAATATTTATGAGCCGGAGATATATATTTATCCCGGGTCCAAGGACTACAGAACATATATCAAGAAATGGACTGATTGGATAAAGTACTACGGATTCGAAGGTAAGAATATCGGAATACTGAGTGGTGGAGACGACTTCCATGGCCATCCTGCAGATATTGACTTATGGATAAAGTACTTGCGTGCAGAATCGCCTCAAATGGCAGGTCTTGGGATATCAATATTTAAACTTTATGCATTGTCTACTCCTGAAAGGGCAGAGTTTGACAAGGTGATGGATGATAACTTCTTTAAACTATCACCATCTGTTTCTATAACCACACCGACAAACAATGCAAAACTAAGAGGAACGGTCAAAATTGCGGTAAGTGCTGCAAAAAATTCAGAAACAGGTAATCCTGTTGTATCTTATCGTTATTTCATAGATAACAAACTTGTAAAGATATCATCAAATCCTGAGTACATCTGGAATACTACCGGATATTCAAAAGGCAATCATATAATAACAGTTCACGCAGTAGCAGATGATTATCTTGCTGGAGTAAGCCAAGTAAATGTAAGGTTATAA